A single window of Gossypium hirsutum isolate 1008001.06 chromosome A10, Gossypium_hirsutum_v2.1, whole genome shotgun sequence DNA harbors:
- the LOC107925196 gene encoding floral homeotic protein AGAMOUS-like, with the protein MVYPNESLEDSPQKKMGRGKIEIKRIENTTNRQVTFCKRRNGLLKKAYELSVLCDAEVALIVFSNRGRLYEYANNSVKATIERYKKASDSSNTGSVAEVNAQFYQQEADKLRNQIRNLQNTNRHMLGESVGGLPMKELKSLETRLEKGISRIRSKKNELLFAEIEYMQKKEIDLHNNNQLLRAKIAENERKQESMNLMPGGSSNNFEAIHSQPYDSRNYFQVDALQPAANYYNPQQQQDQIVLQLV; encoded by the exons ATGGTGTACCCCAACGAATCCCTTGAAGACTCTCCCCAGAAGAAAATGGGGAGAGGAAAGATCGAGATCAAGCGGATCGAAAACACGACGAACCGCCAAGTTACCTTTTGTAAGAGGCGCAATGGTTTGCTCAAAAAGGCTTATGAGCTATCGGTTCTTTGTGATGCTGAGGTTGCTTTGATTGTCTTCTCCAACCGTGGTCGACTCTATGAGTATGCCAACAATAG TGTTAAAGCAACAATTGAGAGGTACAAAAAGGCTTCTGATTCCTCCAATACTGGGTCAGTTGCTGAAGTTAATGCTCAG TTCTATCAGCAAGAAGCTGACAAACTCCGAAATCAAATCCGGAATTTGCAGAATACAAACAG gCACATGCTGGGGGAGTCCGTAGGGGGATTGCCTATGAAAGAGCTTAAGAGCTTGGAGACTCGTTTAGAAAAAGGAATTAGCAGAATCCGTTCCAAAAAG AATGAGCTGTTGTTTGCTGAAATAGAGTATATGCAGAAAAAG GAAATTGACTTGCATAACAATAACCAACTTCTTCGAGCCAAG ATAGCTGAAAACGAGAGGAAGCAGGAGAGCATGAATTTGATGCCCGGAGGTTCAAGTAATAACTTCGAGGCCATACATTCTCAGCCATATGACTCTCGGAACTACTTCCAAGTTGATGCCTTACAACCCGCCGCCAATTATTACAACCCTCAGCAGCAGCAAGACCAGATAGTTCTTCAACTAGT CTAA
- the LOC107925198 gene encoding floral homeotic protein AGAMOUS-like isoform X1, with translation MVYPNESLEDSPQKKMGRGKIEIKRIENTTNRQVTFCKRRNGLLKKAYELSVLCDAEVALVVFSSRGRLYEYANNSVKATIERYKKASDSSNTGSVAEVNAQFYQQEADKLRNQIRNLQNANRHMLGESIGGLPMKELKSLESRLEKGISRIRSKKNELLFAEIEYMQKREIDLHNNNQLLRAKIAENERKQQSMNLMPGGSSANFEALHSQPYDSRNYFQVDALQPATNYYNPQLQQDQIALQLV, from the exons ATGGTGTACCCCAATGAATCCCTTGAAGACTCTCCCCAGAAGAAAATGGGGAGAGGAAAGATCGAGATCAAGCGGATCGAAAACACGACGAACCGCCAAGTTACCTTTTGTAAGAGGCGCAATGGTTTGCTCAAAAAGGCTTATGAGCTATCGGTTCTTTGTGATGCTGAGGTTGCTTTGGTTGTCTTCTCTAGCCGTGGTCGACTCTATGAGTATGCTAACAATAG TGTTAAAGCAACAATTGAGAGGTATAAAAAGGCTTCTGATTCCTCCAATACTGGATCAGTTGCTGAAGTTAATGCTCAG TTCTATCAGCAAGAAGCTGACAAACTCCGAAATCAAATCCGGAATTTGCAGAATGCAAACAG GCATATGCTGGGAGAGTCCATAGGGGGATTGCCTATGAAAGAGCTTAAGAGCTTGGAGAGTCGTTTAGAAAAAGGAATTAGCAGAATCCGTTCCAAAAAG AATGAGCTGTTGTTTGCTGAAATTGAGTATATGCAGAAAAGG GAAATTGACTTGCATAACAATAACCAACTTCTTCGAGCCAAG ATAGCTGAGAACGAGAGGAAGCAGCAGAGCATGAATTTGATGCCCGGAGGTTCAAGTGCTAACTTCGAGGCCCTACATTCTCAACCATATGACTCTCGGAACTACTTCCAAGTCGATGCTTTACAACCCGCCACCAATTATTATAACCCTCAGCTGCAGCAAGACCAGATAGCTCTTCAACTAGT CTAA
- the LOC107925198 gene encoding floral homeotic protein AGAMOUS-like (The RefSeq protein has 1 substitution compared to this genomic sequence), producing MVYPNESLEDSPQKKMGRGKIEIKRIENTTNRQVTFCKRRNGLLKKAYELSVLCDAEVALVVFSSRGRLYEYANNSVKATIERYKKASDSSNTGSVAEVNARFYQQEADKLRNQIRNLQNANRHMLGESIGGLPMKELKSLESRLEKGISRIRSKKNELLFAEIEYMQKREIDLHNNNQLLRAKIAENERKQQSMNLMPGGSSANFEALHSQPYDSRNYFQVDALQPATNYYNPQLQQDQIALQLV from the exons ATGGTGTACCCCAATGAATCCCTTGAAGACTCTCCCCAGAAGAAAATGGGGAGAGGAAAGATCGAGATCAAGCGGATCGAAAACACGACGAACCGCCAAGTTACCTTTTGTAAGAGGCGCAATGGTTTGCTCAAAAAGGCTTATGAGCTATCGGTTCTTTGTGATGCTGAGGTTGCTTTGGTTGTCTTCTCTAGCCGTGGTCGACTCTATGAGTATGCTAACAATAG TGTTAAAGCAACAATTGAGAGGTATAAAAAGGCTTCTGATTCCTCCAATACTGGATCAGTTGCTGAAGTTAATGCTCAG TTCTATCAGCAAGAAGCTGACAAACTCCGAAATCAAATCCGGAATTTGCAGAATGCAAACAG GCATATGCTGGGAGAGTCCATAGGGGGATTGCCTATGAAAGAGCTTAAGAGCTTGGAGAGTCGTTTAGAAAAAGGAATTAGCAGAATCCGTTCCAAAAAG AATGAGCTGTTGTTTGCTGAAATTGAGTATATGCAGAAAAGG GAAATTGACTTGCATAACAATAACCAACTTCTTCGAGCCAAG ATAGCTGAGAACGAGAGGAAGCAGCAGAGCATGAATTTGATGCCCGGAGGTTCAAGTGCTAACTTCGAGGCCCTACATTCTCAACCATATGACTCTCGGAACTACTTCCAAGTCGATGCTTTACAACCCGCCACCAATTATTATAACCCTCAGCTGCAGCAAGACCAGATAGCTCTTCAACTAGT CTAA
- the LOC107925198 gene encoding floral homeotic protein AGAMOUS-like isoform X2: MVYPNESLEDSPQKKMGRGKIEIKRIENTTNRQVTFCKRRNGLLKKAYELSVLCDAEVALVVFSSRGRLYEYANNSVKATIERYKKASDSSNTGSVAEVNAQFYQQEADKLRNQIRNLQNANRHMLGESIGGLPMKELKSLESRLEKGISRIRSKKNELLFAEIEYMQKREIDLHNNNQLLRAKIAENERKQQSMNLMPGGSSANFEALHSQPYDSRNYFQVDALQPATNYYNPQLQQDQIALQLV; the protein is encoded by the exons ATGGTGTACCCCAATGAATCCCTTGAAGACTCTCCCCAGAAGAAAATGGGGAGAGGAAAGATCGAGATCAAGCGGATCGAAAACACGACGAACCGCCAAGTTACCTTTTGTAAGAGGCGCAATGGTTTGCTCAAAAAGGCTTATGAGCTATCGGTTCTTTGTGATGCTGAGGTTGCTTTGGTTGTCTTCTCTAGCCGTGGTCGACTCTATGAGTATGCTAACAATAG TGTTAAAGCAACAATTGAGAGGTATAAAAAGGCTTCTGATTCCTCCAATACTGGATCAGTTGCTGAAGTTAATGCTCAG TTCTATCAGCAAGAAGCTGACAAACTCCGAAATCAAATCCGGAATTTGCAGAATGCAAACAG GCATATGCTGGGAGAGTCCATAGGGGGATTGCCTATGAAAGAGCTTAAGAGCTTGGAGAGTCGTTTAGAAAAAGGAATTAGCAGAATCCGTTCCAAAAAG AATGAGCTGTTGTTTGCTGAAATTGAGTATATGCAGAAAAGG GAAATTGACTTGCATAACAATAACCAACTTCTTCGAGCCAAG ATAGCTGAGAACGAGAGGAAGCAGCAGAGCATGAATTTGATGCCCGGAGGTTCAAGTGCTAACTTCGAGGCCCTACATTCTCAACCATATGACTCTCGGAACTACTTCCAAGTCGATGCTTTACAACCCGCCACCAATTATTATAACCCTCAGCTGCAGCAAGACCAGATAGCTCTTCAACTAGTGTAA